A genomic stretch from Helianthus annuus cultivar XRQ/B chromosome 1, HanXRQr2.0-SUNRISE, whole genome shotgun sequence includes:
- the LOC110929188 gene encoding thioredoxin F-type, chloroplastic-like — MALQIHHVFRPISPPSPPPSLTISSSSWPTEQSNIVEEVCRSFNLVKTPSSKTANKLRNLTVRSSLEASGTTVVVGVVTEVDKDTFWPIVNAAGDKYVVLHMYTQW, encoded by the coding sequence ATGGCGTTACAAATTCATCACGTCTTCCGCCCAATTTCCCCGCCGTCACCGCCACCGTCGCTAACCATATCATCGTCGTCATGGCCGACTGAGCAATCGAACATCGTCGAAGAAGTTTGCCGGTCGTTCAATCTAGTGAAAACGCCGAGTAGTAAAACCGCCAACAAATTGAGGAATTTGACGGTGAGATCGAGTTTGGAGGCCTCTGGTACGACGGTGGTTGTCGGTGTGGTTACGGAAGTCGATAAGGATACGTTTTGGCCGATCGTTAATGCCGCTGGTGATAAGTATGTTGTTCTCCATATGTACACTCAGTGGTAA